A DNA window from Vespula vulgaris chromosome 18, iyVesVulg1.1, whole genome shotgun sequence contains the following coding sequences:
- the LOC127070516 gene encoding calpain-A-like, whose amino-acid sequence MSEVNKRQTLSPSYSNYRYSTYLEEGVALLKLSPTLENVKKDRNSLQSTNMLLHISRTKADIYSKLQSSCLQQKKDYFHKVAIPLLNSSNIDSLKRGLIYNTDCVKSTTNFIGKHCYNLGEKGSGIRARGEIQDFNALRLECLQTGRLFEDPEFLAADSSLYFSKRPDRYIEWRRPMEIADDPQLFVEGFSRFDVQQGELGDCWLLAAVANLTMDSNLFFQVVPEDQSFQENYAGIFHFRFWQYGRWVDVVIDDRLPTYNGELIYMHSAESNEFWSALLEKAYAKLHGSYEALKGGTTCEAMEDFTGGVTEMYQMEEAPPNLFSVLLKAFERNSLMGCSIEPDPNVLEAETPQGLIRGHAYSITRVKYVEIQTPNQYGRIPLLRLRNPWGNEAEWNGPWSDKSPEWRFIPDHEKEELGLTFDIDGEFWMSFQDFTQYFTQLEICNLNPDSLTEGDINAGKKRWEMSVFEGEWVRGVTAGGCRNYLETFCHNPQYRITLEYPDEDDDKCTVIVALMQKNRRAQRRMGADCLTIGFAVYYLEHPERLPKPLDMNFFKYNASVARSPAFINLREVTCRFKLPPGVYCIVPSTFDPNEEGEFLLRIFSENKNNMEENDEEVGVGEVDDRVINPKGTNTDADDEKVREEPEPDRNIEKVREFFRKLAGDDMEVDWMELKEILDFAMRKELPQSTRRSEAHEPESVQEDGSFIDTVISLLCGIVCNNEQYNKSVDMQDRGFTKDVCRSMVAMLDVDHSGKLGFEEFRTLWNDIRKWRAVFKLYDKDESGYLNAFELRQALNSAGYRLNNHILNILVHRYGTKDGKIMFDDYIMCAVRLKTMIDMFRERDPDQTNSATFTMEEWIEKTLYS is encoded by the exons ATGTCTGAAGTGAACAAAAGACAGACGTTATCACCGTCATACTCGAATTATCGTTACTCGACATACTTGGAGGAAGGTGTAGCTTTACTAAAACTTTCCCCGACActtgaaaatgttaaaaaagataggaaTTCGTTGCAATCGACTAATATGTTGCTTCATATTTCGCGAACGAAAGCAGACATTTATTCGAAATTGCAATCTTCCTGCCTTcaacaaaaaaaggattattttCACAAAGTCGCGATACCTCTATTGAATTCCTCGAATATAGATTCATTGAAACGCggtttaatttataatactgaTTGCGTTAAAAGTACAACAAATTTTATTGGGAAGCATTGTTACAAC CTCGGAGAAAAAGGTTCAGGTATCAGAGCACGGGGTGAGATTCAAGATTTTAATGCGTTAAGATTGGAATGTCTTCAAACCGGACGACTCTTTGAGGATCCAGAATTTCTAGCGGCCGATTCATCTCTGTACTTTTCTAAAAGGCCGGATAGGTACATAGAATGGAGGAGACCGATG GAAATCGCGGACGACCCACAACTTTTCGTCGAAGGTTTTTCAAGATTCGACGTTCAACAAGGCGAATTAGGCGATTGTTGGTTACTCGCAGCAGTTGCAAATCTCACGATGGATTCGAATTTGTTCTTCCAAGTTGTACCGGAAGATCAAAGCTTTCAAGAAAATTACGCTGGAATTTTTCACTTCAG ATTTTGGCAATATGGTAGATGGGTGGATGTTGTTATCGATGATCGTCTACCTACCTATAACGGTGAATTGATATATATGCATTCCGCCGAAAGCAACGAATTTTGGAGTGCTCTTTTGGAGAAAGCTTATGCTAAACTTCATGGATCCTACGAAGCTTTGAAAGGAGGTACAACGTGCGAAGCGATGGAAGATTTTACAGGTGGTGTTACCGAGATGTATCAGATGGAGGAAGCTCCACCGAATTTATTCAGTGTTCTTTTAAAGgcattcgaaagaaattctcttATGGGTTGTTCCATCGAG CCTGATCCAAACGTATTGGAAGCGGAAACGCCTCAAGGACTGATCAGAGGTCATGCCTACAGTATTACTCGTGTCAAGTATGTAGAAATTCAGACGCCAAATCAATATGGTAGAATACCATTGCTCAGATTACGAAATCCATGGGGTAATGAAGCAGAATGGAATGGTCCGTGGAGCGATAA GTCACCGGAATGGAGATTTATTCCTGAtcatgagaaagaagaattaggATTAACTTTCGACATAGATGGCGAATTTTGGATGTCTTTCCAAGATTTTACACAATACTTTACGCAACTTGAGATTTGTAACTTGAATCCAGATTCTTTGACGGAAGGTGATATTAATGCTGGGAAGAAACGATGGGAAATGAGCGTTTTTGAAGGAGAGTGGGTACGTGGAGTTACAGCCGGTGGTTGCAGAAATTATTTAG AAACGTTTTGCCACAATCCTCAATATCGAATAACATTGGAGTATCCTGACGAGGATGATGATAAATGTACGGTTATAGTTGCATTGATGCAAAAGAATAGACGAGCCCAACGACGGATGGGTGCAGACTGTCTTACTATTGGATTTGCTGTATACTAT TTGGAACATCCTGAAAGATTACCAAAACCATTGGATATgaatttcttcaaatataaTGCATCCGTAGCACGATCACCGGCTTTCATTAATTTGCGTGAAGTTACATGCCGATTCAAATTGCCACCGGGAGTTTATTGTATAGTTCCGAGCACTTTCGATCCTAACGAAGAAGGTGAATTTTTACTGAGGATATTCTCAGAGAACAAGAATAATATGGA AGAAAATGATGAGGAAGTCGGAGTTGGAGAAGTTGATGATAGG GTGATTAATCCCAAAGGCACTAACACGGATGCGGATGATGAAAAA GTCCGTGAAGAACCTGAACCtgatcgaaatatcgaaaaagtaCGAGAATTCTTTAGAAAGCTCGCTGGTGATGATATGGAAGTGGATTGGATGGAACTTAAAGAAATCTTGGATTTTGCAATGAGAAAAG AGTTACCACAGTCGACGCGTCGTAGCGAGGCACATGAACCTGAATCAGTGCAAGAAGATGGTTCTTTTATCGACACTGTCATCTCACTGCTGTGCGGCATTGTTTGTAATAATGAACAATACAATAAATCTGTAG ATATGCAAGATAGAGGATTTACTAAGGATGTATGTCGGAGTATGGTAGCTATGTTAGATGTAGATCATTCTGGGAAGCTTGGATTTGAAGAATTCAGAACCTTGTGGAATGACATTAGGAAATGGAgg GCTgttttcaaattatatgataaaGATGAGTCCGGATATTTAAATGCGTTTGAATTACGACAAGCTTTGAATAGTGCAGGATACAGACTGAATAAccacattttaaatattttggtACATCGCTATGGAACTAAGGATGGGAAGATAATGTTTGATGATTATATAATGTGTGCCGTACGATTAAAAACAATGATcg atatgttcagagagagagatcctgATCAAACTAATTCAGCTACATTCACAATGGAAGAATGGATAGAGAAAACattatattcttaa